The sequence TCATAAACGATTTCGATCCCGCCGCCGATATCAAATGTTTTAAAGGTGGCATGTTTGCCTTTGAGGTCTTTGACCAAGGGAATGACTTTTTTGACGGCGGCGACAAAGGGTTTTACATCGCCGATGCGAGAGCCGATATGCATCTGCAGGCCGTAAATCTCAATATGGGATAATTTTGCCGCATGGGCATAAACGGCGGGAACCTGCTCAAAAGCGATTCCAAATTTATTTTCATAAGTGCCCGTGGTGATTTTTTTATGTCCGCCGGCCTCGACATTAGGATTCACCCGGACAGCGATGCGGGCTTTTGTGCGCAATTTGCGTGCGACTTTATTTATCCTGTCGAGCTCGGGCAAGCTCTCGACATTAAAGCAGCCGATATCCCGTTTGAGTGCGTACTCGATTTCAGCTTCAGTTTTTCCGACCCCGGCAAAAACACATTTACGGACATCCCCGCCGGCTTTTTCGACACGGAAAATCTCCCCGGCACTCACGGTGTCAAATCCCCCGCCCAGTCGCGCAATTTGCTTCAAAAGCGCGAGATTAGAATTCGCCTTCATGGCGTAACAAACCTGGTGATCCAGAGGTGAAAGGGCTTTGTCTAATTTTTGATAATGGTCTTGGAAGGTCGCTAAAGAATATACGTAGAGCGGTGTGCCATGTTTTTTAGCCAGTGCGGCCAGAGAAACATTTTCACAATGGAGTACAGCGCCTTTATAACGGAATGAATGCATAGGGGCGCAATTTATAGCGTTCCTGCTGCAAATTGCAATCGCACTTTGAGAGCAAAAAGGAAGAAAGTTTAATCGTTATATCCTTCACGCCGCATCAGCTCTTCCCACCGGTGTAATTGGTCATCGACATTTTTAAATGACGGTGCCCCAGTGACTGTACGGGCTGTGATCGAGGCTTTTACTGTCAAGATTTTCTGAATATCTTCATCGAAAGCGACGGAAAATTCTTTCATTTCCTCGATCTGCAAGTCTGTTAATGCCTTACCGGTCTCTACGCAGCGACCGACCATTTTCCCGATAATCTCGTGGGCATTCCTGAAAGGAACCCCCTTTTTGACCAGATAGTCAGCCATGTCGGTAGCCAGAAGCATCGCATCATTAACCGCTTTCTTGATGCGGGACTCATGAACGTAAACGGTCTCGATCATTTTGGATAAAACATTCAGCCCGGACTTCACCGTGTCCACTGAGTCAAATACGGCTTCCTTGTCCTCCTGCATGTCGCGGTTGTACGTCATGGGTAAACCCTTCATCGTGGTCAGAAGCGACAAGAGGTTTCCGAAGAGTCGACCTGTCTTACCACGGGCGAGCTCGGCGATATCGGGGTTTTTCTTCTGGGGCATCAGGCTTGAACCCGTGCTATAAGCGTCGTTGAGGACGATGAATTTGAATTCCGAGGAAGCCCAGAGAATGATGTCTTCACACATACGGGAAATATGGACTCCGATGATCGCGATGTCTGAAAGGACCTCCATAAAGAAATCTCGG comes from Verrucomicrobiota bacterium and encodes:
- the lysA gene encoding diaminopimelate decarboxylase; translation: MHSFRYKGAVLHCENVSLAALAKKHGTPLYVYSLATFQDHYQKLDKALSPLDHQVCYAMKANSNLALLKQIARLGGGFDTVSAGEIFRVEKAGGDVRKCVFAGVGKTEAEIEYALKRDIGCFNVESLPELDRINKVARKLRTKARIAVRVNPNVEAGGHKKITTGTYENKFGIAFEQVPAVYAHAAKLSHIEIYGLQMHIGSRIGDVKPFVAAVKKVIPLVKDLKGKHATFKTFDIGGGIEIVYDHALASAEPKWWKGKESKKFLTPQEYADHLIPLLKPLGVKIVIEPGRFIAGNAGVLLTEVQFVKKTGIKNFVIVDAAMNDLIRPALYDSFHEIIPVKKSSSKQVVADIVGPVCESGDCFAHDRKLPAPKEGELLSIMSAGAYGFVMGGNYNSRPLPAEILVDGGKARVIRTRQSFQDLIEGEKV
- the argH gene encoding argininosuccinate lyase gives rise to the protein MWHGRFKEKTADEVRDYTESISYDWRLYPYDIQGSVAHAAMLADIGILTAIERDTIIGGLHAIRDEIKADKFEFDPSLEDIHMNIEAALIKKIGPVGGKLHTARSRNDQVALDARLYIRFEVKEIQRHLRRMQKSLVGLGRKYDTLVMPGYTHLQRAQPVLFAHHLLAYVEMFDRDFNRLQDASKRINYMPLGSGAIAGSTIAVNREMVAKLLDFSDVTKNSMDAVSDRDFFMEVLSDIAIIGVHISRMCEDIILWASSEFKFIVLNDAYSTGSSLMPQKKNPDIAELARGKTGRLFGNLLSLLTTMKGLPMTYNRDMQEDKEAVFDSVDTVKSGLNVLSKMIETVYVHESRIKKAVNDAMLLATDMADYLVKKGVPFRNAHEIIGKMVGRCVETGKALTDLQIEEMKEFSVAFDEDIQKILTVKASITARTVTGAPSFKNVDDQLHRWEELMRREGYND